The following proteins are encoded in a genomic region of Drosophila willistoni isolate 14030-0811.24 chromosome 2L unlocalized genomic scaffold, UCI_dwil_1.1 Seg196, whole genome shotgun sequence:
- the LOC6639745 gene encoding ATP-dependent RNA helicase DDX24 codes for MVAPKAAKVAKTAKKAPAKDNKESENKKESWQKVKIKGHVISDDFGGYEGLIGLEVLKEYDSAMVKSTNKPLKRERRERETKTKGKKGKQQVRKDEDSSEEEESSSESEEDEVEVSSKKARLAELHAQRLQKQREKREQRKEARKQQKKGKGKETTPKELKTEAEKKEETDSSSNEDYSSDRFSLIRPPASISSDEEEEAPQLVSASTEGFTSTEDLSSWHGLGVPQPILRALAEKGFREPTQIQAMTLPAAIHGKKDILGAAETGSGKTLAFGIPMLAGIMDLKERNAKHGIRKAPKVKGEDSQKSEEPPRDDEHELTPPPEELDHVSGASDEDDSDLENHSASRERPLYALVLTPTRELAVQVKNHLVAAAKYTGIRVATIFGGLAVAKQERVLRQGPEIVVATPGRLWELYCQGNHHLSKINDVSFLVIDETDRMVEKGHFEELRSLLKVLNGDEQKKQLRQNFVFSATLTLVHDLPDHMQKRNVGKKPKFVKQTVDQKIESLIEELGIMQPKIVDITSSQQTAQNLTESRLLCPLDQKDNHLYYFIQRHPGRTIVFCNSIDCVKRLATLFGLLDCNPLPLHANMIQKQRLKNLERFRDSPTGLLIATDVAARGLDIPNVEHVIHYQVPRTSENYVHRSGRTARANKHGITVMFMEPGEVKSYVKLYKTLQRTEDLPLFPISERYLSAVRERVNLARDLDREELKLKRTQSELGWMKKHAEEMDMIIDGYNDESGSDQDEDPFIIERRRNRQHVESVRAQLHALLAQPIFPKGFSFKYPTNGQVSELSQTQSQSAVETMKAAIEDQKLAKQQRNKRKRNA; via the exons atggtTGCTCCCAAAGCAGCAAAGGTGGCGAAAACTGCCAAGAAAGCACCTGCGAAGGACAATAAGGAGTcggaaaataaaaaggaaagcTGGCAAAAGGTAAAAATCAAAGGCCACGTGATATCAGATGACTTTGGAGGATACGAGGGACTGATTGGTCTGGAGGTGCTAAAGGAATACGATTCGGCTATGGTCAAGTCCACTAACAAACCCCTAAAACGAGAAAGACGAGAAAGGGAAACCAAGACAAAGGGCAAGAAAGGAAAGCAGCAAGTACGAAAAGATGAGGATTCTAGTGAGGAAGAAGAATCCTCTTCAGAAAGCGAGGAAGATGAAGTGGAGGTCAGCAGTAAAAAGGCCCGGCTGGCTGAACTTCATGCTCAGAGATTACAAAAGCAACGTGAGAAACGCGAGCAACGCAAGGAAGCGAGAAAACAGCAAAAGAAAGGCAAAGGAAAGGAAACCACGCCAAAGGAGTTGAAAACAGAAGCAGAGAAGAAGGAGGAGACAGATTCTTCTTCCAACGAAGACTATTCCTCAGATCGGTTTTCCCTAATTCGGCCACCAGCTTCGATTTCCTCAGATGAGGAGGAAGAGGCACCGCAATTAGTGTCAGCTAGTACAGAGGGTTTCACTTCTACAGAGGATTTGTCTTCCTGGCATGGTCTGGGTGTGCCACAACCCATTTTACGTGCACTTGCCGAAAAGGGCTTCCGAGAACCTACTCAAATTCAAGCAATGACGTTACCCGCTGCCATTCATGGCAAGAAGGATATCCTGGGAGCCGCCGAAACGGGCAGCGGCAAAACTTTGGCCTTTGGCATACCCATGCTCGCTGGAATTATGGATCTGAAGGAACGTAATGCCAAACATGGCATACGCAAGGCACCCAAAGTGAAGGGAGAGGATAGTCAAAAATCAGAAGAACCTCCCAGAGATGATGAACACGAATTGACTCCACCACCTGAAGAGCTGGATCATGTGTCGGGAGCCAGCGATGAGGACGACAGCGATTTGGAGAATCATTCGGCAAGCCGGGAACGACCCTTATATGCCTTGGTGCTAACTCCTACTCGAGAGTTGGCTGTCCAGGTGAAAAATCATCTGGTAGCAGCTGCCAAATATACGGGCATTCGTGTGGCAACAATTTTTGGAGGCTTGGCCGTGGCCAAGCAAGAGCGTGTACTCCGTCAGGGACCAGAGATTGTGGTGGCCACCCCAGGACGTCTCTGGGAGCTCTACTGCCAAGGCAACCATCATCTGAGTAAGATAAACGATGTCAGTTTCCTGGTAATCGATGAAACCGATCGCATGGTAGAGAAGGGACATTTCGAGGAGCTGCGTAGTCTCCTCAAAGTACTCAACGGAGatgaacaaaagaaacaattgCGTCAGAATTTTGTGTTCTCCGCCACCCTGACCTTGGTGCATGATCTGCCCGATCATATGCAGA AGCGAAATGTGGGTAAAAAACCTAAATTTGTTAAGCAAACAGTGGACCAGAAGATCGAGAGTTTGATTGAAGAATTGGGTATAATGCAGCCAAAGATTGTGGACATAACCAGTAGCCAGC aAACTGCACAAAATTTGACAGAAAGCCGCCTGCTTTGTCCTCTGGATCAAAAGGATAATCATCTCTATTATTTTATACAGCGGCATCCGGGACGTACGATTGTCTTTTGCAATTCCATTGATTGTGTCAAGCGTTTGGCCACTTTATTTGGTCTCTTGGACTGCAATCCTTTGCCTCTCCATGCAAATATGATCCAGAAGCAACGTCTTAAGAATTTGGAACGTTTCCGTGATAGTCCCACGGGTCTGCTAATAGCCACCGATGTGGCTGCCCGTGGTTTAGATATACCCAATGTAGAGCATGTTATACATTATCAAGTGCCACGCACCAGTGAGAACTATGTCCATCGATCGGGACGCACTGCTCGAGCTAATAAACATGGCATTACGGTGATGTTTATGGAACCCGGCGAGGTCAAGAGTTATGTGAAACTCTACAAGACCCTGCAGAGGA CCGAGGATCTTCCCTTGTTTCCCATTTCGGAGCGTTACCTATCCGCTGTACGGGAACGAGTGAATCTGGCACGCGATTTGGACAGAGAGGAGCTTAAGTTAAAGCGCACCCAGAGTGAATTGGGCTGGATGAAAAAGCATGCCGAAGAGATGGACATGATTATCGATGGCTACAATGATGAATC AGGAAGCGATCAGGATGAGGATCCTTTTATTATTGAGCGACGTCGTAATCGGCAACATGTGGAATCGGTGCGTGCCCAACTTCATGCCCTCCTGGCTCAACCTATTTTCCCCAAAGGATTCAGCTTTAAGTATCCAACGAATGGCCAGGTCTCAGAGTTAAGTCAAACGCAAAGTCAAAGCGCCGTGGAGACCATGAAAGCAGCCATCGAGGATCAGAAGCTAGCTAAACAGCAGCGCAATAAACGCAAAAGAAATGCCTAA
- the LOC6639866 gene encoding DNA polymerase interacting tetratricopeptide repeat-containing, protein of 47 kDa, which produces MEELAASKNWTEEERLELAAKLDAELDAFIDGLEKKRYEEGWPEDRWQEEMDKHPFFMKRAPQPGDEVHPMFEGLQKLKYDPEENTREELALNYKEDGNFYMKHKKFRMAVYSFTEGIKSKCENQDVLAVLYNNRSAAHYFIKNYRSSLSDAQRALFYKPDYTKARWRAAQCAHELDKFDVCTQLCEELLEVDIDHKEAKALLHKNKMKKLEVERNQRKELAEARRRASRLQKLKDAVEQRSIKFDDQRLNKKLDITEELLRPKFLPLEDYPVHLDEADGSTLIWPAAFSYPEFLFSDFQQQLPETATMLDCLQTLFAEPLPCDKNQEYRVGNVNVYYENRKVGCVHKVDMTKTLRELMDEKSFFVSGGSLLFYIVPKDSRVEQEFIHQPRRPMVYS; this is translated from the exons ATGGAGGAATTGGCAGCTTCAAAGAATTGGACGGAAGAGGAGCGTTTGGAGCTGGCTGCAAAGCTCGATGCCGAGTTGGATGCATTTATTGATGGCCTGGAAAAGAAGCGCTATGAGGAAGGCTGGCCCGAGGATCGCTGGCAAGAGGAAATGGACAAGCATCCGTTCTTCATGAAACGTGCTCCACAGCCTGGCGATGAAGTGCATCCGATGTTCGAGGGTCTGCAGAAACTAAAATATGATCCCGAGGAGAATACACGCGAAGAGTTGGCCCTGAATTACAAAGAAGATGGCAATTTCTATATGAAACACAAGAAATTTCGCATGGCTGTCTACAGTTTCACCGAGGGCATCAAATCCAAGTGCGAGAATCAGGATGTGCTGGCCGTTTTGTATAATAATCGTTCGGCTGCTCATTACTTCATCAAGAACTATCGTTCATCGTTAAGTGATGCCCAGAGGGCTTTGTTCTATAAACCAGATTACACCAAGGCACGCTGGAGGGCAGCGCAATGTGCCCATGAACTGGACAAGTTCGATGTATGCACACAGTTATGCGAGGAGCTGCTCGAAGTGGACATTGATCACAAGGAGGCTAAGGCTCTGctgcataaaaataaaatgaagaag CTGGAAGTGGAACGCAATCAGCGCAAGGAACTGGCGGAGGCCAGGCGCCGGGCATCACGGTTACAAAAACTAAAGGATGCCGTGGAGCAGCGTAGCATTAAATTCGATGATCAGCGTCTAAACAAAAAGCTTGATATAACCGAAGAATTGCTACGTCCCAAATTCCTGCCACTAGAAGACTATCCCGTCCATTTAGATGAGGCTGATGGTTCGACTCTTATTTGGCCAGCTGCCTTCTCCTATCCAGAATTCCTTTTCAGTGATTTTCAGCAACAATTGCCAGAGACCGCTACCATGTTGGATTGCCTGCAGACGCTATTTGCCGAACCCCTGCCATGTGATAAGAATCAAGAGTATCGTGTGGGCAATGTCAATGTGTACTATGAGAACCGTAAAGTGGGATGTGTCCACAAAGTGGATATGACAAAGACTCTGCGAGAGTTAATGGACGAGAAGAGTTTCTTTGTCTCGGGTGGCTCATTACTCTTCTATATAGTGCCTAAGGATTCTCGTGTGGAACAGGAATTCATCCATCAGCCAAGGAGGCCAATGGTCTACAGTTGA
- the LOC6639749 gene encoding sister chromatid cohesion protein DCC1 — MEVEVDENNAPELYVRTPEDVRIIVKHAKLDERQLTQVTQALVYPSANIVADNLRLLELDSHMLEQIREGQTLHFKGGLHEKVVLCTDEKTYDVKGAEISNSLLLVPDLKFAAATSTSPLKSPRSGNANASLERSLNDSTEDELEVPRTLEQRQVLTVFHEYYECREIRPRYRKLGELLQLTRYSGPENEYCIEKKLLFNFQQLLDTVQCSRLQFMDGLRQYRALEFDGHLRVLEYEYEYRIVNLMLGLISENSWALDEVDRSETIQALDGIAPESIVSGLFDIYTVSSDRCPDKYSYQESLVARIVAQNILQPGLRFRNEEFMRTWQEALPEGMSCQLEYLSGIGIYDKEGAQPCIRSLAEEQLPTNINDRMRTLFKTKRKWTLEEMEPYIDCFTTPTLSVSMLLAKYARSLTEGGIRYYVSKH, encoded by the exons aTGGAGGTGGAAGTGGATGAAAATAATGCCCCAGAATT ATACGTACGCACGCCGGAGGATGTGAGGATCATTGTGAAACATGCGAAATTGGATGAGCGTCAGCTTACCCAGGTGACTCAAGCGCTTGTTTATCCTTCAGCTAATATCGTTGCCGATAATCTACGCCTTCTGGAGTTAGATTCCCATATGTTGGAACAGATACGTGAGGGTCAGACGCTACATTTTAAGGGTGGACTCCATGAGAAGGTTGTTCTCTGCACGGATGAGAAGACATATGATGTGAAGGGTGCTGAGATATCGAATAGTTTATTGCTGGTGCCGGATTTAAAGTTTGCCGCCGCCACTAGCACCTCACCTCTGAAGAGTCCACGTTCGGGTAATGCGAATGCTTCGCTGGAAAGGAGTCTCAATGATAGCACCGAAGATGAGCTCGAAGTGCCCCGGACACTAGAGCAACGCCAAGTGCTGACAGTGTTTCACGAGTACTACGAGTGCCGTGAGATTAGACCAAGATATCGCAAGCTGGGTGAGCTGTTGCAGTTGACACGCTATTCCGGGCCAGAGAATGAGTATTGCATAGAGAAGAAGTTGCTCTTCAATTTCCAGCAGTTGCTGGACACGGTTCAATGCAGTCGCTTGCAATTTATGGATGGACTGCGTCAATATCGAGCTCTGGAATTCGATGGCCACTTGAGAGTCTTGGAGTATGAGTATGAATATCGGATAGTTAACCTTATGCTTGGACTGATCAGCGAGAATTCCTGGGCTTTAGATGAAGTAGATCGTTCTGAGACCATACAGGCTCTAGATGGCATTGCTCCGGAGTCAATTGTCTCTGGCCTCTTTGATATCTACACTGTCTCCAGTGATCGTTGCCCCGACAAGTACTCCTATCAAGAATCTTTGGTGGCTCGCATTGTGGCTCAGAATATTCTACAACCCGGTTTGCGTTTTCGTAATGAGGAATTCATGCGCACATGGCAAGAGGCTCTACCCGAGGGCATGTCCTGTCAATTGGAATATCTAAGTGGCATTGGCATTTATGATAAAGAGGGAGCTCAACCATGTATACGTTCGCTGGCGGAGGAGCAACTGCCCACCAATATCAATGATCGGATGCGCACTCTGTTTAAAACGAAACGCAAATGGACTTTGGAGGAGATGGAACCCTACATAGA CTGCTTTACCACTCCTACTTTGTCGGTGTCCATGTTACTGGCCAAATATGCTCGCTCTCTGACCGAAGGAGGCATTCGCTATTATGTGTCTAAGCATTGA
- the LOC6639828 gene encoding AT-rich interactive domain-containing protein 2 translates to MSSIDSVRVLLQSLPAASQEQLQPASKGLGILGATTTTPLRARNQLLQQQQQQQQQQQISPEKIEGKASGPDEFWRDLHQFHERRGTPITQTAKISGQHVDLYKLYQEVTERGGFSKVNMRDEWDEVYTAMETLRERCVNGTAGIKHIYRRYLDKYEKLNFFGEDPDKLEALEAAIDRDVEMSGGGGGGRARSRAMAGGGGVSSIFGSSYGSSLPAVPMSYNQRQHIVNADRRRQYKLSTQLHRHSNHEKLLLSLLSPLPNEQDFAINVCTLMANESRYRLDLVECPKLLDVLLAHLGVYADYTIRKLFQHSYEQVRHHSQKQFWRDLLNDKPQILDLYTDEQAWVNNGLIEKDDEEGKTQMPDFDDYFDNLDFLNLRRSHGTDERMGQRVLQIVQLMRSLSFHQENLPLMASNRTLWRYLVMGSNVRWSNIHIQALETAGNLAHLFELQDPNTDELSRNLLATLCEGIESNDRAVIICCLEILYKLCSREGNSRHITSRLGLEFYQRVMLLLSLTDVMLLIFTLEAIYALSSLGARPCSLLMQVRGLVDQLVALVTVEAGTYGVAGCILMRVVEVVPGNMLPSVAQNMVTSAVANQNPGAVVNSLKTATVAALPPPTPAQTQVLHPQGEPLQAPPMPSLPQVQLPVPSLPQVQLPQTVLAAAAVVPAPAPTMPAPPSAPQSFTHDDEQYALAWLGATYERAAMGHDCRVDQQELYRIYLSHCQKTGKLSVVNHVQFPRLVRLIFNHTVGPVIVRQLDGTELPGTHYVGIKMRAQPLLLHQKQQQQQQGTPTIVTVVKKDLPVPVVAKPPGLEVSQSVESSPAPQHAPPMPPLSQQSDELPTPAPAQQPTSSLIKSLLANKVTERQQKQKNQTQPPALVATTTTSSTTQPIKVTSTAISAFVNNPLMQHTPVKVGQTTIKPLNPQMALEKKTHTDSAPPPLAPLSGANVLTKDPNKRTLIIAKRKMTMDEEHGKRLALDAASVAKQEPEPQVTPSKNAANLYADLAASILEDEELDDVPPLAAASQDQQPQQQQHQQQQQMLIPAKVQATSGAPRQLVFPSNPGGGAAPQLKLATTATIKTDQGFQTVPVILQSKTLETTPAPQTQYVLATNQQGQTYLVAHPQAPQQQTKTIIILQQPGSPAVVASAATPNVTGTQKMIMTTAQGQQVLVTTTAPAPGGGVGQARPSGPQQQIFVTPAQRPVTSLAGAGQISPSLLSQLNQIPATIKLHQPGTNPNQQQQQQQRLIAAKPTTAALPIPQLQQHQSIIQQHIISGPAQTAGVMNAPGEKRQIILGGLKETTLITQTPAPAAPLQQSQLNSQTIITTQPPQQPPTTGAVLQQQQQHIRSVLEQQQQHHPSIIQQKITMPTMSETMKPKTILPQITQVKKPPIQTTGPVLKPSQETAATGIEQPTLVPSPQATPAPTPTATPMPTPASTPTPPPSGAPIVVAISSHPPAPNPVPTVPDDVNWLFICDWRNCPRRKFKSLNDLQHHVCNVHCPDHLDAGAEIYCQWGSGPGFCDNIARKRYSLMTHLIDRHLTQDDLRISMQRRLATGIHNISPSQHPVTIVRNVNAPAASSTASPAAGGGATGPATGLGTTVGTSALQAIKRYTADFANSKELMDENEGPVTKSIRLTAALILRNLVNNTSTAKRSLKRYEPHLANVALSNVEASGVLSHILYELSQ, encoded by the exons ATGTCGTCCATAGATAGTGTGCGTGTGTTATTGCAATCTTTGCCGGCAGCCAGTCAAGAGCAACTGCAGCCGGCGTCCAAGGGACTGGGAATTCTAggggcaacaacaacaacaccattGCGCGCCAGAAATCAactgctgcagcagcaacaacaacaacaacagcagcaacaaatttcCCCTGAAAAAATAGAAGGAAAAGCATCCGGTCCAGATGAATTCTGGCGTGATCTTCATCAGTTTCACGAGAGACGCGG AACACCCATTACCCAGACAGCAAAGATCAGTGGCCAGCATGTGGATTTATATAAACTTTACCAAGAGGTCACCGAACGAGGTGGCTTCAGCAAAGTCAATATGCGGGATGAATGGGATGAAGTGTACACGGCCATGGAGACGCTCCGCGAACGCTGTGTTAATGGCACGGCCGGCATAAAGCACATCTATCGCCGTTACTTGGATAAATATGAGAAACTTAATTTCTTCGGCGAAGATCCAGACAAATTGGAAGCCTTGGAGGCGGCCATTGATAGAGATGTAGAGATGagtggcggtggtggtggaggaCGTGCCCGGTCTAGAGCCATGGCCGGTGGAGGAGGAGTCAGCAGTATTTTTGGCTCGTCCTATGGCTCCAGTTTACCCGCCGTGCCCATGTCTTATAATCAGCGGCAACATATTGTAAATGCGGACAGACGACGGCAATATAAATTGTCCACACAATTGCATCGACATAGCAACCATGAGAAGCTTTTACTCTCGTTGCTTTCGCCTTTGCCCAATGAACAGGATTTCGCCATCAATGTGTGCACCCTGATGGCCAATGAGAGTCGCTATCGACTGGATTTGGTTGAATGTCCGAAGCTGCTGGATGTTTTGCTAGCCCATTTGGGTGTCTATGCGGATTATACTATACGAAAATTGTTCCAGCACAGCTATGAGCAAGTTCGTCATCATTCGCAAAAGCAATTCTGGAGAGATTTGTTAAATGATAAGCCCCAAATCCTTGATCTCTATACGGATGAGCAGGCTTGGGTGAATAATGGTCTAATTGAGAAGGATGATGAAGAGGGAAAGACCCAAATGCCGGATTTCGATGACTACTTTGACAATTTGGACTTTTTAAACTTGCGTCGGAGTCATGGCACGGATGAGCGCATGGGTCAGAGAGTTTTACAGATTGTTCAATTGATGAGGAGTCTAAGTTTCCATCAAGAGAATCTGCCCCTAATGGCATCAAATCGTACACTTTGGCGGTATCTGGTGATGGGTTCCAATGTGCGATGGA GCAATATTCATATCCAGGCTCTGGAGACGGCGGGTAATCTGGCCCACCTCTTTGAACTGCAAGATCCCAACACAGACGAATTGTCACGCAATCTATTGGCCACCCTCTGCGAGGGCATCGAGTCTAATGATAGAGCTGTGATCATCTGCTGTTTGGAAATTCTCTACAAGCTCTGCTCACGCGAGGGCAATAGTCGTCATATCACTAGTCGTCTGGGCTTGGAGTTCTACCAACGCGTCATGCTATTGCTATCCCTCACCGATGTGATGCTCCTCATCTTTACTTTGGAGGCCATCTATGCCCTCAGCTCTTTGGGAGCACGTCCCTGTTCTCTGTTGATGCAGGTGCGCGGATTGGTTGATCAACTGGTGGCCCTTGTTACTGTGGAAGCGGGCACTTATGGTGTGGCTGGATGCATATTGATGCGTGTTGTGGAGGTCGTGCCAGGCAATATGTTGCCATCGGTGGCCCAAAATATGGTCACATCTGCAGTGGCTAATCAGAATCCTGGAGCTGTAGTCAATTCTTTGAAGACTGCCACCGTGGCAGCTCTGCCGCCGCCTACTCCCGCCCAGACGCAAGTGCTGCATCCTCAGGGAGAACCTTTGCAGGCTCCACCCATGCCCAGCCTGCCGCAGGTTCAGTTGCCGGTGCCCAGTTTGCCCCAGGTCCAGTTACCACAGACAGTtctggcggcggcggcagttGTACCTGCTCCGGCACCCACTATGCCAGCTCCTCCATCGGCTCCGCAGAGTTTCACCCATGACGATGAGCAATATGCTTTGGCTTGGCTGGGTGCCACTTACGAGAGAGCTGCCATGGGTCACGATTGTCGTGTAGATCAACAAGAACTCTATAGGATTTACCTCTCCCATTGCCAGAAGACGGGAAAACTCTCAGTGGTCAATCACGTGCAATTTCCCCGTTTGGTCAGATTAATATTCAATCATACTGTGGGTCCGGTTATAGTCCGTCAACTGGATGGCACAGAGTTGCCGGGAACACACTATGTGGGCATAAAAATGAGAGCTCAACCCTTGCTGTTACATCagaaacaacagcagcagcaacaggggACACCGACAATAGTGACGGTGGTGAAGAAAGACTTACCAGTGCCAGTGGTGGCCAAGCCGCCCGGACTGGAGGTGTCGCAGTCGGTTGAATCCTCACCAGCACCACAGCATGCTCCGCCGATGCCCCCCTTATCCCAGCAAAGCGATGAGTTGCCCACTCCAGCGCCGGCGCAGCAACCCACTTCATCTTTGATTAAGAGCCTCTTGGCCAACAAGGTCACAGAACgccaacaaaagcaaaagaatcAAACTCAGCCGCCGGCTTTGGTGGCTACTACAACAACATCCTCGACGACACAACCCATTAAGGTCACATCGACGGCCATCAGTGCCTTTGTCAACAATCCTTTGATGCAGCATACCCCGGTCAAGGTGGGTCAGACCACCATTAAGCCACTCAATCCACAAATGGCTCTCGAAAAGAAAACCCACACGGATTCGGCTCCTCCGCCATTGGCGCCATTGAGTGGTGCCAATGTCCTAACCAAAGATCCCAACAAGAGGACGCTGATTATTGCCAAACGTAAAATGACCATGGATGAGGAGCATGGCAAGCGGTTGGCCTTGGATGCGGCTTCGGTTGCAAAGCAAGAGCCCGAACCCCAAGTGACACCCTCAAAGAATGCCGCCAATCTCTATGCGGACTTGGCTGCCTCCATACTGGAAGATGAGGAATTGGATGATGTTCCTCCCCTAGCTGCCGCCAgtcaggatcaacagccgcagcaacaacaacaccagcagcagcaacagatgCTCATACCAGCCAAGGTCCAGGCCACCTCTGGCGCTCCAAGGCAATTAGTTTTCCCCTCCAACCCAGGCGGAGGAGCAGCACCCCAGCTTAAGTTGGCCACCACGGCCACCATTAAAACAGATCAGGGTTTCCAAACGGTTCCAGTCATTCTACAATCGAAAACATTGGAAACCACTCCCGCTCCGCAGACGCAATACGTTCTGGCCACCAATCAACAGGGTCAAACCTATTTGGTAGCTCATCCGCAAGCACCGCAGCAGCAGACGAAAACCATAATCATTCTCCAGCAGCCGGGATCACCAGCCGTAGTGGCCAGTGCAGCGACTCCGAATGTGACGGGAACCCAAAAGATGATTATGACCACTGCACAGGGGCAACAGGTTTTGGTCACGACCACAGCACCAGCGCCAGGTGGTGGTGTTGGTCAGGCACGTCCATCGGGACCACAGCAACAGATCTTTGTCACACCCGCTCAGCGTCCGGTGACCTCTTTGGCGGGAGCTGGCCAAATATCACCTTCGTTGCTGTCTCAGCTGAATCAAATCCCGGCTACCATTAAATTGCACCAACCAGGCACTAATCCcaaccagcaacaacagcagcagcaacgtcTGATAGCGGCCAAGCCAACGACCGCTGCTCTGCCCATTCCCCAACTGCAGCAGCATCAATCGATTATACAACAACATATAATCTCGGGACCAGCTCAAACTGCCGGAGTGATGAATGCTCCCGGCGAGAAGAGGCAAATTATTTTGGGTGGTCTTAAGGAGACCACTTTGATTACTCAAACACCGGCACCGGCAGCTCCTCTCCAGCAGAGTCAGCTCAATTCTCAGACTATAATTACCACACAGCCGCCGCAGCAGCCGCCCACGACTGGTGCAGTcctgcagcaacagcaacaacatatAAGGAGTGTcctggagcagcagcaacaacatcatccGTCGATTATCCAACAAAAGATTACCATGCCAACG ATGTCGGAAACTATGAAACCGAAGACTATTCTTCCACAAATCACACAGGTTAAGAAGCCGCCAATACAAACCACTGGGCCTGTGCTCAAACCCAGCCAAGAGACGGCTGCAACCGGCATAGAGCAACCTACATTGGTGCCCTCGCCACAGGCCACACCGGCGCCTACACCAACGGCCACTCCAATGCCCACACCGGCTTCCACGCCAACTCCTCCGCCATCTGGGGCACCTATTGTGGTGGCCATCTCTTCTCATCCTCCTGCACCGAATCCAGTTCCAACTGTTCCCGATGATGTCAATTGGCTGTTCATTTGCGATTGGCGCAATTGCCCGAGGCGCAAATTCAAGTCTCTCAATGATCTACAGCATCATGTGTGCAATGTCCATTGCCCGGATCACTTGGATGCCGGAGCCGAGATCTATTGCCAATGGGGTAGTGGTCCCGGTTTCTGCGACAATATTGCCAGGAAGCGATATTCCCTGATGACTCATCTGATTGATCGGCATTTGACTCAGGATGATTTGCGTATCAGCATGCAACGTCGATTGGCCACAGGCATTCATAATATATCCCCGTCCCAGCATCCCGTGACTATTGTACGGAATGTAAATGCTCCGGCAGCATCATCAACTGCTTCACCagcagcaggaggaggagCCACTGGCCCGGCCACAGGTCTGGGTACGACTGTGGGTACTTCTGCTTTGCAGGCCATTAAGCGTTACACTGCTGACTTTGCCAATTCCAAAGAGCTAATGGACGAGAATGAGGGACCTGTGACCAAGAGCATTCGCCTTACAGCCGCCCTCATCCTAAGGAATTTGGTTAACAATACTTCGACAGCCAAGAGAAGTTTGAAACGCTATGAACCGCATTTGGCCAATGTCGCCTTGAGCAATGTGGAAGCCAGTGGTGTTCTATCTCACATCTTGTACGAGCTTAGCCAGTAG